From Echinicola soli, a single genomic window includes:
- a CDS encoding TIM-barrel domain-containing protein, translated as MYSTKLIYALILTAVVTACSSSASKPVQTGNGITISLPSDDPNTPKQVRLEVITDNIIRVSSSPLDKLPPSSSLMITDQLPSTPTWEKVETADSICLKTSRVQAWASKQTGEVTFKDASGNRILREAPSGKAFGPPADPDQDGIFSIRQSFESDANEALFGLGQQQTGLFNYKGYHVDLTQYNGVVAVPFLVSSRNYAILWDNYSITKFGDDRDPLPLSELRLYDATGKEGFLTATYANDKSRPDEGLIEQEGHIAYTFLDDLNKIPQNFDMANGVATWNGKIQGRKNGTHRFYMTYSGYLKVWAAGKLIVDRWRESWNPGPLVFGIPLNTEKATEFKIEWIPESTQSFLSLTFLPPDPHKTEATYTFRSEAGKMLDYYLVAGDDMDELISGYRQLTGKAQVMPKWAMGFWQSRERYKTQAELLNTVAEYRKRNIPLDNIVQDWSYWREDAWGSHEFDPERFPDPEGMIDQVHEQYHARIMISVWPKFYEGIQHYKEFDEKGWLYKQNIINRQRDWIGEGYISTFYDAFNPGARKLFWKQINEKLYSKGIDAWWLDATEPDVLSNASIKHRKNLMNPTALGSATEFFNGYPLVNAKGIYHGQRTTNPDERVFILTRSGFPGIQRYGAATWSGDISARFDELEQQIPAGLNFSLSGLPYWTTDIGGFFVEDKYDRPDPEGEALEEWRELNTRWYQYGTFTPLYRSHGQYPYREVFNIAPEGHPAYESIVFYNRLRYRLMPYIYSLTGSVHHDDYTIMRPLIMDFGDDTAVRKIDDQFMFGPSILVNPVYHYKATSRDIYFPKGAGWYDLLTGAYQEGGVQKSVAAPYGKIPLYVQAGSIIPFGPAIQYTDEKAAAEITLFVYAGQNGSFELYEDEETNYNYEQGRFSIIPITYDNDNKTLRIGEHKGNFKGMLASRTFRVILVEKDLPVAYDPDLSTKNTINYTGKAVKMKLRN; from the coding sequence ATGTACAGTACCAAGCTGATTTATGCCCTTATCCTAACGGCCGTTGTCACGGCATGTTCTTCCTCGGCAAGCAAGCCCGTTCAAACTGGAAATGGCATCACCATTTCCCTTCCTTCTGACGATCCCAACACACCTAAGCAAGTTCGGCTGGAAGTCATCACCGATAATATCATCCGGGTATCTTCCTCCCCACTGGACAAGCTGCCTCCTTCCAGCAGCCTAATGATCACAGACCAACTTCCCAGCACACCAACCTGGGAAAAAGTGGAAACAGCAGATTCCATCTGCCTGAAGACATCCCGGGTCCAAGCGTGGGCGTCCAAGCAGACAGGCGAAGTGACGTTTAAAGATGCCTCCGGTAACAGGATACTTCGCGAAGCCCCATCCGGTAAGGCATTTGGCCCACCTGCGGATCCTGATCAGGATGGCATTTTTTCTATCCGACAAAGCTTCGAAAGCGACGCCAACGAAGCCCTTTTTGGTCTTGGCCAGCAGCAAACCGGCCTATTTAACTACAAAGGCTACCATGTAGACCTCACCCAGTACAACGGCGTCGTGGCGGTACCTTTTCTGGTATCCAGTCGCAACTATGCCATTCTGTGGGACAATTACTCCATTACCAAATTTGGCGATGACCGGGATCCCTTGCCATTATCGGAGCTCAGGCTCTATGACGCCACCGGAAAGGAAGGCTTTCTCACCGCCACCTATGCCAATGACAAAAGCAGGCCCGATGAAGGCTTGATCGAACAAGAAGGCCACATTGCCTATACTTTTTTGGATGATTTGAACAAAATCCCCCAGAACTTTGACATGGCAAATGGAGTGGCCACCTGGAATGGAAAAATACAAGGCAGAAAAAATGGCACACATCGATTTTACATGACCTATTCAGGGTACCTCAAAGTGTGGGCTGCTGGGAAACTTATCGTAGATCGCTGGCGGGAAAGCTGGAATCCAGGACCATTGGTTTTTGGCATTCCATTGAATACTGAAAAAGCAACGGAATTTAAAATTGAATGGATTCCTGAATCCACCCAGTCTTTCCTCAGTCTAACATTCCTCCCTCCTGATCCACATAAAACAGAAGCCACCTATACCTTCCGTTCAGAAGCAGGCAAAATGCTGGATTACTATTTGGTGGCAGGCGATGACATGGATGAACTTATCTCGGGTTACCGTCAGCTTACCGGTAAAGCCCAGGTCATGCCAAAATGGGCCATGGGATTCTGGCAAAGCCGGGAACGGTACAAAACCCAAGCAGAGCTGCTGAACACGGTAGCCGAATACCGCAAGCGAAACATACCGCTGGACAATATCGTCCAGGATTGGTCCTATTGGCGGGAAGATGCTTGGGGAAGTCATGAGTTTGATCCCGAACGCTTTCCTGATCCAGAAGGAATGATCGATCAAGTCCATGAACAATATCATGCCCGAATCATGATATCGGTCTGGCCAAAATTCTACGAAGGCATCCAACATTACAAGGAATTTGACGAAAAGGGATGGCTATACAAACAAAACATCATCAACCGCCAGCGGGACTGGATCGGAGAAGGCTATATCAGTACGTTTTACGATGCCTTTAACCCCGGTGCCCGAAAGCTTTTCTGGAAACAGATCAACGAAAAACTGTACAGTAAAGGCATTGATGCCTGGTGGCTGGACGCCACCGAGCCCGATGTCCTTTCCAATGCTTCCATCAAACACCGAAAAAACCTGATGAACCCTACGGCCTTGGGATCGGCCACTGAATTTTTCAATGGCTATCCCCTGGTCAATGCCAAAGGCATCTATCATGGCCAGCGGACCACCAATCCGGACGAACGGGTCTTCATTCTCACCCGCTCTGGATTTCCCGGCATCCAACGATACGGAGCAGCCACTTGGAGCGGGGATATTTCTGCTAGATTTGATGAATTGGAGCAGCAGATTCCTGCTGGTCTGAATTTTTCCCTTTCGGGACTGCCCTATTGGACCACGGATATTGGTGGATTTTTTGTCGAGGACAAGTATGACCGGCCAGATCCGGAAGGTGAGGCCTTGGAAGAATGGCGTGAATTGAACACACGATGGTACCAATATGGTACATTTACACCCCTTTACCGTTCTCATGGCCAATATCCCTATCGGGAAGTATTTAATATTGCCCCTGAAGGCCATCCGGCCTATGAATCCATTGTCTTTTACAATAGGCTACGCTATCGGTTGATGCCTTATATCTATTCGTTGACAGGAAGTGTCCACCATGATGACTATACCATCATGCGACCATTGATCATGGACTTTGGCGACGATACGGCTGTCAGGAAAATCGATGACCAGTTTATGTTTGGTCCTTCTATTTTGGTCAATCCCGTGTACCATTACAAGGCTACCAGCAGAGATATCTATTTCCCCAAAGGAGCAGGCTGGTACGATCTCTTAACGGGAGCTTATCAAGAAGGGGGTGTTCAAAAAAGCGTAGCCGCGCCATATGGAAAGATCCCTTTGTATGTGCAGGCGGGCAGCATCATCCCATTTGGCCCAGCGATCCAATACACCGATGAGAAAGCAGCAGCAGAGATCACCCTTTTTGTATACGCCGGCCAAAATGGAAGCTTTGAGCTCTACGAAGACGAAGAAACCAATTACAACTACGAACAGGGACGGTTTTCAATCATTCCGATAACATACGACAACGATAACAAAACGCTGCGCATTGGTGAGCATAAAGGAAACTTCAAGGGCATGTTGGCTTCCAGGACTTTCAGGGTCATCTTGGTAGAAAAAGACCTTCCTGTGGCTTATGACCCTGATTTATCCACAAAGAACACCATCAATTACACTGGTAAAGCAGTAAAAATGAAATTGAGAAATTAA
- a CDS encoding ABC transporter ATP-binding protein: protein MREKVVEVRGLKKSFGELDVLMGVDLDLYKGENVVVLGKSGTGKSVLIKIMVGLLTQDEGIMNVLGKEVSNLKANDLNELRLKIGFSFQASALYDSMTVRENLEFPLVRNVKGLSRTEKDKMVEEVLEAVGLSQTINQMPSELSGGQRKRIGIARTLILKPEIMLYDEPTAGLDPITCSDINNLINEVRENYNTSSIIITHDLTCARETGDRVAVLLDGQFGAEGKFEEVFKTPEDQRVKSFYDYNFIT from the coding sequence ATGAGAGAAAAAGTAGTAGAAGTCAGGGGATTGAAAAAGTCTTTTGGAGAACTGGATGTGCTGATGGGAGTGGATCTGGACCTTTACAAGGGCGAAAACGTAGTGGTACTGGGTAAATCCGGTACTGGTAAATCCGTGTTGATCAAAATCATGGTGGGTTTACTGACCCAGGACGAAGGGATCATGAACGTCCTGGGAAAGGAAGTTTCCAACCTCAAGGCAAACGACCTTAATGAGCTACGGCTAAAGATCGGGTTTTCATTTCAGGCCAGCGCACTCTATGACAGCATGACTGTCCGTGAAAACCTGGAGTTTCCATTGGTAAGGAATGTAAAGGGGCTGAGCAGGACTGAAAAAGATAAAATGGTAGAGGAGGTTCTTGAGGCAGTGGGATTGTCACAGACCATTAACCAGATGCCCTCGGAACTCTCCGGTGGACAAAGAAAGAGGATCGGTATCGCCCGGACGCTTATTCTCAAGCCGGAGATCATGCTTTATGATGAACCTACTGCGGGACTAGATCCAATTACCTGTAGCGATATCAATAACCTTATCAATGAAGTAAGGGAAAATTACAATACCTCATCCATCATCATTACCCATGACTTGACCTGTGCCAGGGAAACCGGGGACAGGGTAGCGGTACTTTTGGATGGCCAATTCGGCGCTGAAGGAAAATTCGAAGAGGTGTTTAAAACACCGGAAGATCAAAGAGTGAAATCATTTTATGACTATAATTTCATTACATAA
- a CDS encoding endonuclease/exonuclease/phosphatase family protein, protein MKEVLYAFSVIFIIATLMPLVKKDYWTFRVFDYPRFQKLLLISATLICWTFVDYDQLSKVDFGIIITLVLLCIFLLKQIIPYSPFHTKMVKSANAQEKTTVKVLVGNVYQYNKDYDRCLHLINEENPHLFMLVETDQGWADAMAVLKEEYPYQVELPLENTYGMLLYAKFPLKNTEINYLIDEDIPSIFTDLQMEGQLIKLFAIHPTPPVPGENTHSTERDAEILIVGEKAKSERSPTIIMGDLNDVAWSYTTELFLKISGMGDPRIGRGMYNTFHANYPFLRWPLDHIFLSNQFRLKKIKVHPSIGSDHFPISADLVLDKNNDNEQLEASAEEKAEAKEKIVSGMEF, encoded by the coding sequence ATGAAAGAAGTGCTTTATGCATTTTCTGTTATATTTATCATCGCAACATTAATGCCACTGGTAAAAAAAGACTATTGGACTTTTCGGGTTTTTGATTATCCCCGCTTCCAAAAGCTATTGTTAATATCGGCAACATTAATTTGCTGGACTTTTGTGGATTATGACCAATTATCAAAAGTAGATTTCGGGATCATTATTACCCTTGTCCTACTATGTATTTTTCTCCTAAAACAAATCATACCCTATTCACCATTTCATACTAAAATGGTCAAATCGGCCAATGCCCAAGAAAAGACAACGGTCAAAGTGCTCGTTGGAAATGTTTATCAGTACAACAAAGATTACGATCGATGCCTTCACTTGATCAACGAGGAAAATCCTCACCTTTTTATGCTGGTAGAAACAGACCAGGGCTGGGCGGACGCCATGGCAGTACTTAAAGAGGAGTATCCCTATCAAGTAGAACTCCCGCTGGAAAACACCTACGGCATGCTACTCTATGCCAAGTTTCCACTTAAAAACACCGAAATCAATTACCTCATTGATGAAGACATTCCTTCTATTTTCACTGATCTACAGATGGAAGGACAACTCATTAAGCTTTTTGCCATCCACCCGACCCCACCTGTGCCAGGGGAAAACACCCACAGTACTGAAAGAGACGCAGAGATATTGATTGTGGGGGAAAAAGCCAAATCTGAACGTAGTCCCACCATCATCATGGGTGATCTCAATGATGTGGCCTGGAGCTATACCACTGAACTTTTCCTAAAGATCAGTGGTATGGGAGATCCAAGAATAGGACGTGGTATGTATAATACCTTCCATGCCAACTATCCCTTCCTTCGATGGCCCTTGGATCATATATTCTTAAGCAATCAATTTCGACTCAAAAAAATAAAGGTGCACCCTTCCATTGGATCGGATCATTTCCCCATTAGTGCGGATTTGGTTCTTGATAAAAACAATGATAACGAGCAGTTGGAGGCTAGTGCTGAAGAAAAAGCAGAGGCAAAAGAGAAAATCGTCAGCGGAATGGAATTTTAA
- the acnA gene encoding aconitate hydratase AcnA yields the protein MSLDPYHIKKQLDTAKGKLNYWSLASLQQQGHKINQLPFSIRILLENALRNYDDFAITKEHTETLLNWKPEASDKDVPFKPARVLMQDFTGVPAVVDIASLRAEAVRKGKDPQKINPLIPVDLVVDHSVQVDYFGTNYSYKKNVDVEYERNGERYEFLKWAQKSFDNFSVVPPGMGICHQVNLEYLAKGVIERDGNVFPDTLVGTDSHTPMVNGIGVVGWGVGGIEAEAALLGQPIYFIMPQVVGLKLTGKLPLGTTATDMVLTITELLRKHGVVGKFVEVFGPGLDTLTVPDRATISNMSPEFGCTVTYFPIDDRTLDYMSKTNRSRDQIKLVEDYAKANMLWREDEESVKYSSLVELDLGTVEPTVSGPKRPQDKILVRNFKDKFGELLEEVHGREYIPIDKRDKSRWFSEGGGQPVDKPGDLPDDVEIATKTKNGLKTVEVKINNEEFALSDGSIVIAAITSCTNTSNPSVMIGAGLVAQKARERGLDVKPWVKTSLAPGSKVVTDYLENSGLLDDLEALRFHIVGYGCTSCIGNSGPLPRHIAHAVEENDLVVASVLSGNRNFEARVHPQVKMNYLMSPMLVVAYALAGRVDVDLNEEPLGFDPNLEPVFLKDIWPSNDEIFEVMGKVLNPGDFEKNYGEIFEGNEQWKNLQAPSDKVYQWSDKSTYIKEAPFFQGISSEVPEPQNIQGARVLLKLGDSITTDHISPAGAFAESSPAGQYLVGRGVEKKDFNSYGSRRGNDEVMVRGTFANVRIKNQLASREGGYTTYIPSGEEMTVFEASEKYQKDNTPLVVLAGKEYGSGSSRDWAAKGTTLLGIHAVIAESYERIHRSNLVGMGVLPLQFAEGQSASSLGLDGKEEITIEGITEGLSPQKKLNATARKDGGAVVNFEVVCRLDSEVEIAYYKNGGILHYVLREFLKQD from the coding sequence ATGTCACTAGATCCTTATCATATCAAAAAGCAACTTGATACTGCAAAAGGTAAGCTAAACTACTGGAGTTTGGCGTCATTGCAGCAACAAGGTCATAAGATCAACCAGCTTCCGTTTTCGATTCGGATATTGCTGGAGAATGCCCTTCGGAACTATGATGACTTTGCAATCACCAAAGAGCATACCGAGACCCTTCTAAATTGGAAACCGGAAGCATCAGATAAAGATGTGCCCTTTAAACCTGCAAGGGTCTTGATGCAGGATTTTACAGGAGTACCTGCCGTGGTGGATATTGCCTCATTACGGGCGGAGGCAGTGCGTAAAGGTAAAGATCCACAAAAGATCAATCCACTGATCCCCGTGGACCTGGTCGTGGACCACTCCGTCCAAGTGGATTATTTTGGCACCAATTATTCTTATAAGAAAAACGTGGATGTGGAGTATGAACGAAATGGAGAACGTTATGAGTTTTTGAAGTGGGCACAAAAATCCTTTGATAATTTTTCTGTGGTTCCTCCTGGCATGGGGATTTGTCACCAGGTGAACTTGGAATATCTGGCCAAAGGCGTGATCGAGCGTGATGGCAATGTATTTCCGGATACCCTGGTCGGCACTGATTCACACACACCTATGGTAAATGGAATCGGTGTAGTCGGTTGGGGAGTAGGAGGCATTGAAGCGGAAGCAGCCTTGCTTGGTCAGCCCATTTATTTTATCATGCCCCAGGTGGTAGGATTGAAACTGACCGGTAAATTGCCTTTGGGAACGACCGCTACCGATATGGTACTGACCATTACTGAGCTTTTGCGCAAGCACGGCGTGGTAGGGAAGTTTGTGGAAGTGTTTGGTCCTGGTTTGGATACCCTTACCGTTCCGGATAGGGCGACCATTTCCAATATGTCCCCTGAGTTTGGCTGTACAGTGACTTATTTCCCCATAGATGATCGTACACTAGACTATATGAGCAAGACCAATAGGTCCAGGGACCAAATCAAACTGGTAGAAGATTATGCAAAAGCCAACATGCTGTGGCGTGAGGATGAGGAGTCGGTGAAATACAGTAGTCTGGTAGAACTCGATCTTGGCACAGTGGAGCCTACAGTATCGGGTCCTAAGCGCCCTCAGGATAAAATTTTGGTACGAAACTTTAAGGATAAATTTGGCGAATTACTAGAAGAAGTGCACGGGAGGGAATATATCCCCATCGATAAGCGTGACAAGAGCCGCTGGTTTAGTGAAGGAGGTGGCCAGCCCGTGGATAAACCTGGTGATCTTCCTGACGATGTGGAAATAGCTACCAAGACCAAAAACGGTCTTAAAACCGTAGAAGTGAAGATCAACAATGAGGAATTTGCGCTTTCTGATGGAAGCATTGTCATTGCGGCCATTACTTCCTGTACCAATACCTCCAATCCAAGTGTGATGATCGGAGCTGGGCTGGTAGCCCAAAAAGCACGTGAACGCGGACTCGACGTCAAGCCATGGGTCAAGACATCTCTGGCGCCAGGTTCCAAGGTGGTAACCGATTACCTTGAAAACTCCGGCCTCTTGGATGACCTGGAAGCATTGCGATTTCATATCGTTGGCTATGGCTGCACATCCTGTATTGGTAATTCCGGTCCGCTGCCCAGGCACATTGCCCATGCAGTGGAAGAAAATGACCTGGTCGTGGCCTCAGTACTGTCCGGAAACAGAAACTTTGAAGCCCGCGTGCATCCACAGGTCAAGATGAATTACCTGATGTCACCGATGCTCGTAGTAGCCTATGCCCTTGCCGGGCGGGTAGATGTGGACCTTAATGAAGAACCACTGGGATTTGATCCAAACTTGGAGCCAGTTTTTCTCAAGGATATTTGGCCAAGCAATGATGAAATCTTTGAGGTGATGGGGAAAGTCCTAAACCCTGGTGATTTTGAAAAAAACTATGGGGAGATCTTTGAAGGAAATGAGCAATGGAAAAACCTGCAGGCACCAAGTGATAAGGTGTACCAATGGTCAGATAAGTCTACCTATATCAAGGAAGCACCTTTTTTCCAGGGCATCAGCAGTGAAGTACCAGAACCACAAAACATCCAAGGAGCGAGAGTGCTCTTAAAATTGGGGGATTCTATCACCACAGACCATATCTCTCCAGCAGGGGCTTTTGCCGAAAGCTCCCCGGCCGGCCAATATCTTGTGGGGAGGGGAGTGGAGAAAAAAGATTTCAACTCCTATGGATCCAGAAGGGGGAATGATGAAGTAATGGTCAGGGGAACCTTTGCCAATGTACGGATCAAAAACCAACTGGCTTCCAGAGAAGGGGGGTATACTACCTACATTCCTTCCGGCGAAGAAATGACCGTCTTTGAAGCCTCCGAAAAATACCAGAAGGACAACACTCCATTGGTGGTATTGGCGGGTAAAGAGTACGGAAGTGGGTCCTCGCGTGACTGGGCGGCCAAAGGAACCACTCTACTGGGAATCCATGCGGTCATAGCAGAAAGTTATGAACGTATCCATCGATCCAACCTGGTGGGAATGGGTGTGCTTCCTTTACAATTTGCCGAAGGACAGTCTGCGTCAAGTTTGGGGCTAGATGGCAAAGAGGAAATTACCATTGAGGGAATCACCGAAGGGCTCAGTCCACAGAAGAAGCTGAATGCCACAGCCAGGAAAGATGGAGGTGCTGTGGTGAATTTTGAGGTGGTCTGTCGTTTGGACTCAGAAGTGGAAATCGCTTATTATAAGAATGGCGGTATTCTTCATTATGTGCTAAGGGAATTCCTAAAACAAGATTAA
- a CDS encoding AAA family ATPase has translation MELNQNFLTSLETHFGNKKGYPYDIPSLANLKELSFEAPVTFFVGENGSGKSTLLEAIGVGMSLNAEGGSKNFNFSTQESHSALSADIKFIKGYRNPKDSFFLRAESFYNVASEIDRLAGGIHKHYGNRSLHSRSHGESFLALMENRFRGNGFYLLDEIESALSPARQLDALAQIDRLVKQRSQFIIATHSPILLAYPNAHILEFSHQGIQKTPYEETETYRVTKDFLANYKHIQHVLFDQ, from the coding sequence TTCTCACTTCCCTGGAGACCCATTTTGGCAATAAAAAAGGCTACCCCTACGATATACCTTCCCTTGCCAACTTAAAGGAGCTTTCATTTGAGGCTCCTGTCACGTTCTTTGTCGGGGAAAATGGCAGTGGAAAATCCACCCTACTGGAAGCCATTGGGGTGGGCATGAGCCTAAATGCCGAAGGCGGCAGTAAAAATTTCAATTTCTCTACACAGGAAAGTCATAGTGCCCTATCGGCAGACATCAAATTCATCAAAGGCTATAGAAATCCCAAAGACAGTTTCTTTCTAAGAGCCGAGTCATTTTACAATGTAGCCTCCGAAATCGATCGGCTTGCAGGGGGCATCCATAAACACTATGGCAATCGATCATTACACAGCAGGTCGCATGGAGAATCCTTCTTGGCACTGATGGAAAACAGGTTCAGGGGAAATGGATTTTATCTCCTTGACGAAATAGAATCGGCCTTAAGTCCTGCCAGACAACTGGATGCCTTGGCCCAAATTGACCGTTTGGTAAAGCAACGGTCACAATTTATTATTGCCACTCATTCCCCTATTCTGTTGGCCTACCCCAATGCCCATATTTTGGAATTCTCCCATCAGGGCATACAAAAAACACCCTATGAGGAAACAGAAACCTATCGTGTCACCAAGGATTTTTTGGCGAATTACAAGCATATTCAGCATGTTTTGTTTGATCAATAA
- a CDS encoding MlaD family protein produces MRNDNKKSVIVGIFVLVGIIIAVVGILTLGAQQKVFVKSVGLKAVFDDVQGLQPGNNVWFSGVKIGTVTSIKFYGNSQVEISMNVDAASKDYIRKDSKATISSDGLIGNKIIVIYGGTTQAPAIENGDRLQAVMPLDTDNMMETLQENNQNLVSITNDLKVLTGKIANGEGIIGAVLTDSLLAANFKNTVASLERTAANSSRISRDLGDFTANLDREGTILYELSHDTTVYSSLKKTAYELENTSMTATEAAINFKDASEKLNSNDNAMGMLLNDEEFADYIKTTIKNTETTTTLLNENLEALKYAWIMRKAHKRKEKAEAKAAEEAEKGGE; encoded by the coding sequence ATGAGAAATGATAATAAAAAATCAGTAATCGTTGGAATATTCGTTTTGGTAGGGATTATCATTGCGGTTGTCGGTATTTTGACATTGGGAGCCCAGCAAAAGGTCTTTGTAAAGAGTGTGGGGCTAAAAGCTGTTTTTGATGATGTCCAAGGACTCCAGCCAGGGAACAACGTCTGGTTTTCGGGGGTGAAGATCGGTACGGTAACCTCCATCAAATTTTATGGTAATTCGCAGGTCGAAATCTCCATGAACGTGGATGCAGCCAGTAAGGATTATATCCGTAAGGACTCCAAGGCCACCATCAGTTCCGACGGATTGATCGGTAACAAAATTATCGTGATCTACGGGGGGACTACCCAAGCACCAGCTATTGAGAATGGAGACCGCTTGCAGGCCGTCATGCCGTTGGATACCGATAATATGATGGAGACATTGCAGGAAAATAACCAAAACCTTGTTTCCATTACCAATGACTTGAAAGTACTTACCGGAAAAATCGCCAATGGTGAAGGCATCATAGGAGCGGTGCTTACCGATAGCCTGTTGGCCGCTAACTTTAAAAACACGGTGGCCAGCTTAGAGCGTACGGCGGCCAATAGCAGTCGTATTTCCCGCGATTTGGGAGATTTCACGGCCAATTTGGACAGGGAGGGTACCATTCTCTATGAATTGTCCCACGATACGACGGTTTATTCCAGTTTGAAAAAGACAGCTTATGAACTGGAGAATACCAGTATGACCGCCACAGAGGCAGCGATAAACTTTAAGGATGCCAGTGAAAAACTGAATTCGAACGACAATGCTATGGGAATGCTGCTCAACGATGAGGAGTTTGCCGATTATATCAAAACAACGATTAAAAATACTGAAACCACTACCACGCTGCTCAATGAGAACTTGGAAGCTCTTAAGTATGCCTGGATCATGAGAAAGGCGCATAAGCGTAAGGAGAAGGCTGAGGCCAAAGCCGCAGAGGAAGCTGAAAAGGGGGGTGAATAA
- a CDS encoding MlaE family ABC transporter permease — MANKSNKREHLISPKIDSMMLGLADAFAFLKRFFKEVWVPPYEFKEVMRQCYKIGYNSLALISLTGFIVGIVFTNQSRPSLSEFGATSWLPSLISIAIVRAMGPLVTALIAAGKVGSSIGAEIGSMKVTEQIDAMEVSATNPFKFLVVTRVLATTFMIPVLVMYTDFLALMGAFLSVNSSESVSFSTYFVQVFEAISFLDIFSSIIKSLVFGFTIGIVGCYKGYHSSKGTEGVGKAANASVVLAMFLIFIEELLALQIVNFIRMS; from the coding sequence ATGGCTAATAAATCCAATAAAAGAGAGCACTTGATCAGTCCTAAGATCGATTCGATGATGTTAGGTTTGGCGGATGCTTTTGCATTTCTCAAACGCTTCTTTAAGGAAGTATGGGTGCCTCCTTATGAGTTTAAGGAGGTAATGCGCCAATGTTATAAAATTGGCTATAATTCTTTGGCACTGATCTCCCTGACAGGCTTTATTGTGGGGATTGTTTTCACCAACCAATCTCGTCCATCCCTGTCCGAGTTTGGTGCGACCTCATGGTTGCCGTCCTTGATTTCCATTGCGATTGTGCGGGCGATGGGGCCATTGGTAACTGCGCTGATCGCTGCAGGTAAAGTGGGGTCCAGTATCGGTGCGGAGATTGGTTCTATGAAAGTAACCGAACAGATCGATGCCATGGAGGTGTCGGCAACCAATCCGTTTAAGTTTTTGGTGGTCACCCGTGTACTGGCCACCACTTTCATGATTCCTGTACTGGTGATGTACACGGACTTTTTGGCGTTAATGGGGGCTTTTCTTTCAGTAAACAGTAGTGAAAGTGTAAGTTTTTCCACTTATTTTGTACAGGTGTTTGAAGCCATTTCTTTTCTGGATATCTTTTCATCCATTATTAAATCACTGGTATTCGGCTTTACTATCGGAATAGTGGGATGCTATAAAGGATACCATTCTTCCAAAGGTACCGAAGGAGTGGGCAAAGCAGCGAATGCCTCGGTGGTATTGGCGATGTTTTTGATCTTTATCGAAGAATTGCTGGCATTACAGATTGTTAACTTTATCAGAATGTCCTAA